The following are encoded in a window of Brevibacillus ruminantium genomic DNA:
- a CDS encoding iron-sulfur cluster biosynthesis family protein, producing MSIHLLIEPAFALAYQHYADFRPGDTLRLYVRTGGPGTGGLFYAIEKDEIEKDDAVFEVEGMRFIIRPSDFWYFDGGELRYDKRYGEYGFTFVNPRLLD from the coding sequence ATGAGCATTCACCTGTTAATCGAACCAGCCTTCGCACTCGCCTATCAGCATTACGCCGATTTTCGTCCAGGTGATACGTTGCGGCTTTACGTGCGTACAGGCGGCCCCGGCACCGGCGGGCTTTTTTACGCCATTGAAAAAGACGAGATCGAGAAGGACGACGCTGTATTTGAGGTAGAAGGTATGCGGTTTATCATCCGTCCGAGCGACTTCTGGTATTTTGACGGCGGCGAGCTTCGCTATGACAAACGGTATGGCGAGTACGGCTTTACCTTTGTGAACCCGCGTCTGCTGGACTAG
- a CDS encoding hemolysin family protein produces the protein MDSIPIVLNLLLVLFLVLLNGFFVAAEFALVKVRQTRLTQMVNEGNKRAEFAQKVTQKLDAYLSACQVGITLSSLGLGWVGEPAIAHRIVQPLLGSFHLPDYLVSTLSFGVAFGIITFLHIVLGELAPKSLAIQKAETTSLWVAAPLMFFYKLLYPAIYVLNGSANKMLKWLGLEPVSEHEAAHTEEEIRLLVNQSHQSGHIDQTELSLVEHVFDFSETVAREIMIPRIDMICLYTTNSFQENLEIISTERHTRFPVAAEDKDNLIGFVHATDFYLSALQDGNARLDDILRPLLTVPESMEISHVLRLMQKKRSQIAIVIDEYGGTAGLLTMEDILEEIVGDIQDEFDINERPELEKLENGLSVAGKMLLTDLNDHLPFELVSEEVDTVGGWLYSQLEEEIAVGASVEVEDHLFTVAQMDNHRVTRVTIKPLHRQPAESEEAQLNAV, from the coding sequence TTGGACAGTATTCCGATAGTGCTTAATCTGCTTCTTGTGTTGTTTCTCGTTTTGTTGAATGGCTTTTTCGTAGCAGCCGAATTCGCACTCGTCAAAGTACGGCAGACACGCCTGACACAAATGGTGAACGAGGGGAACAAGCGAGCCGAGTTTGCCCAGAAGGTGACACAAAAACTGGATGCGTACCTGTCCGCCTGTCAGGTCGGGATCACGCTTTCATCCCTGGGTCTTGGTTGGGTCGGGGAGCCTGCGATTGCACACAGGATCGTGCAGCCGCTGCTGGGATCTTTTCACTTGCCTGACTACCTCGTGTCGACGCTCTCGTTTGGTGTGGCGTTTGGCATCATTACTTTCCTGCACATCGTACTGGGTGAGCTGGCACCAAAATCACTGGCTATTCAAAAAGCGGAAACCACTTCGTTGTGGGTTGCGGCACCATTGATGTTTTTCTATAAATTGTTGTATCCGGCTATTTACGTGCTGAATGGCAGCGCCAACAAAATGTTGAAATGGCTCGGTCTGGAGCCGGTTTCTGAACACGAAGCGGCTCATACTGAAGAAGAGATTCGCTTGCTGGTCAACCAGAGCCACCAGAGCGGTCATATTGATCAGACAGAACTTTCGCTTGTTGAACACGTTTTTGACTTTTCCGAAACGGTCGCCCGGGAGATTATGATCCCCCGCATCGACATGATTTGTTTATATACCACCAACAGCTTCCAGGAGAACCTGGAGATCATCAGTACCGAGCGCCACACCCGTTTTCCCGTGGCGGCGGAGGACAAGGACAACCTGATCGGTTTCGTCCACGCCACAGACTTTTATCTGTCCGCGCTCCAGGATGGAAACGCGCGTCTGGATGACATTCTGCGCCCGCTTTTGACGGTTCCCGAGTCGATGGAGATCAGTCACGTCCTGCGATTGATGCAGAAAAAGCGCTCGCAGATTGCCATCGTCATCGACGAGTATGGCGGTACAGCCGGCTTGCTGACGATGGAAGACATTCTGGAAGAGATCGTGGGCGATATTCAAGACGAATTTGATATCAACGAACGCCCTGAACTGGAGAAGCTGGAAAACGGCTTGTCCGTGGCGGGGAAAATGCTGCTCACCGATTTGAATGACCACCTGCCGTTTGAGCTGGTCTCCGAAGAAGTAGATACCGTAGGGGGCTGGCTGTATAGTCAGCTGGAAGAGGAGATTGCTGTGGGAGCCTCTGTGGAGGTAGAGGATCATCTTTTCACCGTGGCCCAGATGGATAACCACCGCGTCACCCGCGTAACGATCAAGCCCTTGCACCGCCAGCCTGCTGAGTCGGAAGAGGCACAATTGAACGCAGTATAA
- the sspK gene encoding small acid-soluble spore protein K, with translation MVRNKEKDFGKTADIRGPKAQSEAVRSDGSINSEPQERLKENR, from the coding sequence ATGGTACGAAACAAAGAAAAGGATTTTGGGAAAACAGCCGATATTCGCGGTCCCAAAGCCCAGTCAGAAGCCGTTCGTTCAGATGGCTCCATCAATAGTGAACCACAAGAGCGCTTAAAAGAAAACCGGTAA
- a CDS encoding site-2 protease family protein — translation MNKTRSALLALGAFLLTNLKWLIGLLKFSKFGTTLLSMVLSLGAYAMLYGWKFAVALVYLIFVHEMGHVIAAKQKGIATSPAVFIPFAGAFIAMKDHPRDASTEAYLAYGGPLAGLLSFLPALPLYWWTHDPFWALVIYLGALLNLFNLLPVSPLDGGRIVSVLSTKIWLIGLIVLGVMLFASPGPIMVFIFIMGLITWWNRAREGFQKRVLEYEKEQDQAFLREMASWPQLETTWGKREELYTRQLAAQAQKVPEGFAVPFLQDDKRFAKERVRLDQRFAVKTWELFHQWERETVLFIDGDPYRPAPSRLITEAEAESQANIARIDEQLHRMSTYYVAPAATKWKVLAAYLGLAGVLSVFFVYGQYLLQIK, via the coding sequence ATGAATAAAACCAGGTCGGCACTGCTGGCCCTCGGCGCTTTTCTCTTGACCAATCTGAAATGGTTGATCGGCCTTTTGAAGTTTTCCAAATTTGGCACGACGCTGCTTTCCATGGTGCTCAGTCTGGGTGCTTACGCCATGCTGTATGGCTGGAAGTTCGCCGTGGCGCTGGTCTACCTCATCTTTGTCCACGAGATGGGCCACGTCATCGCTGCCAAACAAAAAGGAATTGCTACCTCTCCGGCCGTCTTTATTCCGTTCGCCGGTGCTTTTATTGCCATGAAAGATCACCCCAGAGATGCGAGCACGGAAGCGTATCTGGCTTACGGAGGTCCGCTGGCAGGTTTGCTGTCCTTTTTACCGGCGCTGCCTTTGTACTGGTGGACCCACGATCCCTTCTGGGCACTGGTTATTTATTTGGGCGCTTTGCTCAATTTGTTCAACCTGCTGCCCGTTTCTCCATTGGACGGAGGACGGATCGTCTCCGTGCTGTCCACAAAAATCTGGTTGATCGGCTTGATCGTACTTGGGGTCATGTTGTTCGCAAGCCCGGGCCCGATTATGGTCTTCATCTTTATCATGGGTCTGATCACCTGGTGGAACCGCGCGCGTGAAGGCTTTCAGAAGCGCGTGCTGGAATACGAGAAAGAACAGGATCAAGCCTTTTTGCGTGAGATGGCCAGTTGGCCGCAGCTTGAGACTACATGGGGAAAACGGGAGGAGCTATATACCAGACAGCTTGCTGCACAGGCGCAAAAAGTCCCGGAAGGCTTTGCGGTCCCCTTTTTGCAGGATGACAAGCGTTTTGCAAAGGAACGGGTTCGACTGGATCAGCGATTTGCGGTAAAAACCTGGGAGCTGTTCCATCAATGGGAGCGTGAAACCGTGCTGTTTATCGATGGTGATCCCTATCGTCCCGCCCCTTCGCGTCTGATTACGGAAGCGGAGGCGGAATCCCAGGCGAACATCGCCCGCATTGACGAGCAGTTGCACCGGATGAGTACCTATTATGTTGCGCCTGCTGCTACCAAGTGGAAAGTGCTGGCCGCATATCTCGGGCTGGCAGGTGTCCTTTCCGTCTTTTTCGTCTATGGGCAATATCTTCTTCAAATCAAATAA
- a CDS encoding DUF3905 domain-containing protein — MDEHNSERTSQELKDISIDGTLPHQISAPDFKNSSLDIKKPFVNEHGVVIGDSYYNSADSPLNQWSTETDPSLMAGDEWVHPTNDIGWNSTENKELLEDIPPQGHFMHPTLDVSKGKD, encoded by the coding sequence ATGGATGAACATAATTCCGAACGTACTTCCCAAGAGCTGAAAGATATCTCGATTGACGGCACGCTCCCCCACCAAATCAGCGCGCCGGATTTCAAAAACTCATCGCTGGATATAAAAAAGCCCTTCGTCAATGAGCATGGCGTGGTAATTGGAGACAGTTACTACAATTCGGCGGACTCCCCGCTCAACCAATGGAGCACGGAGACTGATCCTTCCCTCATGGCCGGAGATGAATGGGTTCATCCGACCAATGACATCGGTTGGAACAGCACGGAAAACAAGGAGCTGCTGGAGGATATTCCGCCGCAAGGGCATTTCATGCACCCGACACTCGATGTCAGCAAAGGCAAAGACTGA
- a CDS encoding YqkE family protein, with protein sequence MAKKQRKQNRQAAAPAKLETTNKTALHMKDMLGEDALGKLKQLEQTMKKEQEQAVQAAAEQKRREQEQRERNKSFAELLDDYEKKGGGKYN encoded by the coding sequence ATGGCAAAAAAACAGCGAAAGCAAAACCGTCAGGCTGCAGCGCCAGCCAAACTGGAAACAACTAATAAAACAGCCTTGCACATGAAGGATATGCTTGGCGAGGATGCGCTTGGCAAACTGAAGCAATTGGAACAGACGATGAAAAAAGAACAGGAGCAAGCTGTGCAGGCGGCAGCCGAACAAAAGCGGCGGGAGCAGGAGCAGCGGGAGCGAAACAAGAGCTTTGCCGAACTGCTCGACGATTATGAGAAAAAAGGGGGAGGCAAGTACAACTGA
- a CDS encoding ABC transporter ATP-binding protein: protein MLNVEGLTKSYQTGDSVLPILRGVNLSVEQGEFVAIMGPSGSGKSTFMNMLGCLDRPDQGTYRLDGVEVSKLGDKQLARVRNEKIGFVFQSFNLLARSTALHNVELPMMYAGVSRSNRRKRASEALERVGLAQRMFHKPTQLSGGQKQRVAIARALVNKPAILLADEPTGNLDSRSGTEIMAMFQELHEQGVTIILVTHELDIAQHAERIVTFKDGVIIRDERVENRLIAVPSDEVIVT from the coding sequence ATGCTGAATGTGGAAGGCCTGACGAAATCATATCAGACTGGCGATTCTGTACTGCCCATACTCCGAGGCGTCAACCTCTCCGTAGAGCAAGGGGAGTTTGTCGCCATCATGGGGCCATCGGGCTCGGGGAAATCAACTTTTATGAACATGCTTGGCTGTCTGGACCGCCCCGATCAAGGGACGTACAGGCTGGACGGGGTCGAGGTGAGCAAGCTTGGTGACAAACAGTTGGCTCGGGTCCGCAACGAAAAGATCGGCTTCGTCTTTCAATCCTTCAACCTGCTGGCTCGCTCTACTGCCCTGCATAATGTAGAGCTTCCCATGATGTATGCCGGGGTGAGCCGCTCAAACCGCAGAAAGCGGGCCAGCGAGGCCTTGGAACGGGTTGGCCTGGCCCAGCGTATGTTTCACAAACCTACGCAATTGTCGGGGGGACAAAAGCAGCGCGTGGCGATTGCCAGAGCGTTGGTAAACAAACCGGCTATTTTGCTAGCCGACGAACCTACGGGAAACCTGGACTCTCGGTCCGGTACCGAGATCATGGCGATGTTTCAGGAGCTGCATGAACAAGGGGTCACGATCATCCTGGTTACGCACGAGCTTGATATCGCCCAGCACGCGGAGAGGATCGTCACTTTTAAGGACGGTGTGATTATCCGCGACGAGCGTGTGGAAAATCGCTTGATCGCCGTCCCGTCTGATGAGGTGATCGTAACATGA
- a CDS encoding ABC transporter permease, with amino-acid sequence MNFWEAFRTAIEGIWANKMRSGLTMLGIVIGITSVITVNTLGEGGQKALSSEMEKFGKNNFDIFVFWDTKEERSPDDLTVEDAETLTRISPYIEQMAPLNQSTSMIKGPKKEEKVNVYATTSNYLDIASTIKVNKGRFFSETDDKELRGEIVIEDALAKKLFGQMNPIGQRVKMDNNKSLVVIGTFVEEKFRFDNSDTYSAYIPIRYDLSFYKEPSISMLVGKAVDDASVNTAMKQANQYLSRKHKKEIEHYFTRSMQDSLQSFNQFTGTLTMIFSVIAGISLIVGGVGVMNIMLVSVTERTREIGIRKALGARRRDILMQFLIESVIVCLISGLIGVLLGLGAAALVSYFAKMPPLLSWNSIITAFGFSSAIGIFFGLYPANKAAKLDPIEALRYE; translated from the coding sequence ATGAATTTTTGGGAAGCATTCCGCACTGCGATAGAAGGCATATGGGCCAACAAGATGCGGTCCGGGCTGACCATGCTGGGGATTGTCATCGGTATTACGTCCGTGATCACCGTTAATACGCTGGGTGAAGGCGGACAAAAGGCACTTTCCAGCGAGATGGAAAAGTTCGGAAAAAACAACTTTGATATTTTTGTCTTCTGGGATACAAAAGAAGAGCGCTCCCCTGACGACTTGACCGTAGAAGATGCAGAGACGCTGACCCGCATCAGCCCGTATATCGAACAGATGGCTCCCTTGAATCAGTCCACTTCCATGATTAAGGGACCCAAAAAAGAAGAGAAAGTAAATGTGTATGCAACTACCTCTAACTATCTGGACATCGCGTCGACAATCAAAGTCAATAAGGGACGTTTTTTCAGCGAAACAGATGACAAGGAATTACGCGGCGAGATCGTGATTGAGGACGCGTTGGCGAAGAAGCTGTTCGGTCAGATGAACCCAATCGGCCAGCGGGTAAAAATGGATAATAATAAATCACTCGTCGTCATCGGTACTTTCGTTGAAGAGAAATTCCGCTTTGACAACAGCGATACCTATAGCGCCTATATCCCGATCCGCTATGATCTCAGCTTTTACAAGGAACCCAGTATCAGTATGCTGGTGGGGAAGGCCGTAGACGATGCTTCTGTCAATACAGCGATGAAACAGGCGAATCAATACCTTAGCCGAAAGCATAAGAAAGAAATAGAACACTACTTTACGCGCAGCATGCAAGACAGCCTGCAGTCCTTTAACCAATTTACTGGTACCCTGACGATGATTTTCAGCGTCATTGCCGGTATTTCTCTGATCGTTGGCGGTGTGGGTGTCATGAACATCATGCTGGTCTCCGTGACGGAGCGGACGCGGGAAATCGGTATCCGCAAAGCGTTGGGAGCGCGACGGCGAGACATCCTGATGCAATTTTTGATTGAGTCCGTGATTGTCTGTCTGATTAGCGGTCTGATCGGGGTTCTGCTCGGTTTGGGAGCAGCTGCCCTCGTCTCCTACTTCGCCAAAATGCCGCCGCTGCTCTCTTGGAACAGCATCATCACAGCGTTTGGTTTTTCCAGCGCAATCGGCATCTTTTTCGGGCTCTATCCGGCCAACAAAGCGGCCAAGCTGGACCCGATCGAAGCACTTCGCTACGAGTAA
- a CDS encoding efflux RND transporter periplasmic adaptor subunit produces MKKRWWIIGSITAVLVIGAVGVKLMGSEQAIGMQVQVGSVMTSTLESRILTSGSVVAEEKHKLYANVNGTLREFTLKEGDVVKKGQVIGKIDTSDVESRLLELDAQIELARANLSKAQAGSEPEELAQERERVAQAEREYEAAKKEYERLHQLFTSGATTQQEVDRAKGQLDSHLSSLNVAKQQLTLKQKGPRKEEVASLQAQINKYQVDKTGLEKERTQSVLIAPEDGTVISLATDNGQYVNKGTEILTLANLNNLLVQADINESDISKIKLGQTATIEGSSLGKQKLNAKVIRIAPVAVTTQSSSGTSEKTRVKVTMQPEGDVSAMKPGFHVDIDILTEKTENALQVPIEAVQQEQDGSTYVWIADGGLAKKAKVTVGMENELSSEIKSGLTGDEQIILNPSEGLQEDTPVTPSTMPGIAGM; encoded by the coding sequence ATGAAAAAACGATGGTGGATTATTGGTTCCATCACTGCGGTTTTGGTGATCGGAGCCGTTGGCGTGAAACTGATGGGGTCAGAGCAAGCGATAGGCATGCAGGTACAGGTCGGCTCAGTCATGACGTCCACATTGGAATCTCGCATCCTCACATCCGGCAGTGTCGTGGCGGAGGAAAAACATAAGCTCTATGCAAATGTGAACGGGACTTTGCGTGAATTTACACTCAAGGAAGGAGATGTCGTAAAAAAGGGGCAGGTAATCGGAAAAATTGATACCTCGGACGTCGAAAGCCGCTTGTTGGAGCTGGATGCACAGATTGAGCTGGCACGAGCCAATTTGTCCAAAGCTCAGGCAGGAAGTGAGCCGGAGGAGCTGGCGCAAGAACGCGAGCGCGTCGCTCAAGCGGAGCGGGAGTACGAAGCTGCGAAAAAGGAATACGAGCGACTTCACCAGCTCTTCACCTCTGGAGCAACCACCCAGCAAGAAGTAGATCGGGCCAAAGGTCAGCTGGACTCACATCTCTCCTCGCTCAACGTGGCCAAACAACAGCTCACTTTGAAACAAAAGGGGCCGCGCAAAGAGGAGGTCGCTTCGCTCCAAGCGCAGATCAACAAATACCAGGTGGATAAGACAGGGCTGGAAAAGGAACGGACGCAAAGCGTTCTGATCGCTCCGGAAGACGGTACGGTGATCAGCCTGGCTACCGACAACGGTCAATACGTCAACAAAGGAACAGAGATTTTAACGCTGGCCAACCTGAACAATCTGCTGGTACAAGCAGACATCAATGAATCCGACATCAGCAAAATCAAGCTTGGACAGACAGCCACGATCGAGGGAAGCTCGCTTGGCAAGCAAAAGCTAAACGCCAAAGTGATTCGCATCGCTCCGGTCGCGGTCACCACCCAAAGCAGTTCTGGAACAAGCGAAAAAACGCGTGTCAAGGTGACGATGCAGCCCGAAGGTGATGTATCGGCCATGAAGCCAGGGTTCCATGTGGATATTGATATTTTGACGGAGAAAACGGAAAATGCCTTGCAAGTGCCGATTGAAGCGGTGCAGCAAGAGCAGGACGGCAGCACCTACGTCTGGATCGCAGATGGCGGCTTGGCCAAAAAAGCGAAGGTAACCGTGGGCATGGAAAATGAGCTCTCCTCCGAAATCAAATCGGGACTGACCGGTGATGAGCAAATCATTCTCAATCCTTCAGAAGGTTTGCAGGAAGATACGCCCGTCACACCTTCCACCATGCCGGGAATCGCTGGCATGTAA
- the thiO gene encoding glycine oxidase ThiO, with protein sequence MTDCLLVGGGIIGLSLAYELSRRGMTVTLVEQGDWGGQASSAAAGMLAPLKEFSKPGDMLELGVASLRLYPEWVSALQEVSGADVQATPSGVLTVALTEEETASMEKKYRWQKEAGYNVQWMSAREMQELEPLITEHAMAGIYSREEGHINNRLLLAALVLACRNQGVKLLSGCVVTGMATEGTRVVGVQTAAGKLLASHTVITSGAWAGIMAGWLQCPVPIRPVRGQVAAVSSIGFPLQTVIFGTTGYITPKRDGKIVLGATEDEAGFQREVTLSGLTHIVNGVRPYVPALQTAAFLEAWAGLRPATADGKPLLGPVPGWQGISIAAGHFRNGILLSPITAKVMADYLESGQAEPLASFSPARFVQSPAAI encoded by the coding sequence GTGACGGACTGTTTACTGGTAGGGGGAGGCATTATCGGCTTGAGCCTGGCTTACGAATTGTCCCGTAGAGGTATGACAGTTACCTTGGTGGAGCAAGGCGATTGGGGAGGGCAGGCATCCTCGGCAGCAGCCGGAATGCTGGCACCACTCAAAGAGTTTTCCAAGCCTGGGGACATGCTCGAACTGGGAGTCGCCTCGCTTCGGCTCTACCCGGAGTGGGTGAGTGCGCTGCAGGAGGTGTCGGGAGCTGACGTGCAGGCGACGCCATCCGGTGTGCTCACGGTTGCCCTTACGGAAGAAGAAACTGCTTCCATGGAAAAAAAATACAGATGGCAAAAGGAAGCAGGCTATAACGTTCAGTGGATGAGCGCAAGAGAGATGCAAGAGCTGGAGCCGCTGATCACGGAACACGCGATGGCGGGAATCTATTCACGGGAAGAAGGTCATATCAATAACCGTTTGCTGCTGGCCGCATTGGTGCTGGCCTGCCGAAATCAGGGGGTGAAGCTGCTGTCGGGCTGTGTCGTAACCGGCATGGCTACCGAAGGGACTCGTGTTGTCGGGGTGCAAACGGCTGCTGGAAAACTGCTGGCATCGCATACCGTGATTACTTCAGGGGCATGGGCTGGAATCATGGCGGGCTGGCTCCAATGCCCGGTGCCCATCAGACCGGTCCGCGGGCAGGTAGCGGCTGTCTCCTCCATCGGCTTCCCTTTGCAAACCGTCATTTTCGGAACGACCGGGTATATCACGCCCAAACGGGACGGAAAAATTGTCTTGGGAGCAACAGAGGATGAAGCGGGATTTCAGCGGGAAGTCACGTTAAGCGGACTTACCCATATCGTAAATGGCGTGCGGCCGTATGTGCCCGCGTTGCAAACGGCTGCTTTTCTCGAGGCTTGGGCAGGTTTGCGTCCCGCTACCGCAGACGGCAAGCCGCTGCTGGGCCCTGTTCCCGGATGGCAAGGCATCTCGATCGCTGCTGGACATTTTCGCAACGGGATCTTGCTCTCCCCGATCACGGCAAAAGTGATGGCCGATTATCTGGAGAGCGGACAGGCAGAGCCGCTGGCCTCCTTTTCGCCGGCCCGGTTCGTCCAATCGCCGGCAGCGATCTGA
- a CDS encoding excisionase family DNA-binding protein yields METTKSYLTVKETSEYLELPVTFILEKIREGRIRAVHNGEEYLINKEQFQHYLEQMRKLREFEEAEKHEPVPESYDVKDED; encoded by the coding sequence GTGGAAACCACAAAATCCTACCTGACTGTAAAAGAAACATCTGAATACCTGGAGCTGCCCGTCACATTTATTCTTGAAAAAATTCGGGAAGGACGCATCCGTGCTGTTCACAACGGAGAGGAGTATCTCATCAACAAAGAACAATTCCAGCATTATCTGGAGCAGATGCGAAAGCTGAGGGAATTCGAGGAAGCCGAAAAGCACGAACCTGTCCCGGAGAGCTACGATGTCAAGGATGAAGATTAA
- a CDS encoding glucose-6-phosphate isomerase, with product MNQGLRFDYSHTCAFLDQHDWDRVAPEVLDAHIRLHQGTGPGSDSRGWLDLPVQDKKSERKQIKEAAEKIRSTSDVLVVIGIGGSYLGAKAALDMLGHHFTNLLSADKRGGPEIYFVGNNVSSVYIAQLLELLAGKDVSLNVISKSGATLEPAIAFRVFRDWMEKKYGSEGARSRIYVTTDRKQGVLRRLAEREGYESFAIPDDVGGRYSIFTPVGLLPIAVGGSNIDEILSGAADGKVRFETPKLVDNPCYQYAAARHLLHQKGKLIEVLVSYEPRFRFFAEWWKQLFAESEGKRGKGIFPVAAEYSTDLHSIGQYLQDGKRHLFETVLTVRKSEVDVTISVDPHNLDGLQYLDGKGMDEIRARVVEGALLAHTDGGVPNLVVEIPRLTAYHFGELVYFFEKACAISGYLLGVNPFDQPGVDAYKMNMFALLGRPGFEKLKAELEARIRGNHKILPDCKRNI from the coding sequence ATGAACCAGGGACTTCGTTTTGACTACTCCCATACGTGCGCTTTTCTCGATCAACACGACTGGGACCGGGTTGCTCCGGAAGTGTTGGACGCTCATATTCGCCTTCACCAGGGGACGGGTCCAGGAAGCGATTCTCGCGGATGGCTCGACTTGCCAGTCCAGGACAAAAAATCCGAACGAAAGCAGATAAAAGAAGCGGCTGAAAAGATCCGGTCCACGTCCGATGTGCTGGTTGTCATCGGGATCGGGGGATCGTATCTGGGCGCCAAAGCTGCGCTTGATATGCTCGGTCACCATTTCACCAATCTGTTGTCAGCAGACAAAAGAGGCGGGCCGGAGATCTATTTTGTGGGCAATAATGTCAGTTCCGTATACATCGCTCAGCTGCTGGAGCTGCTTGCTGGGAAAGATGTCTCTTTGAATGTGATTTCCAAATCGGGTGCGACCTTGGAACCAGCCATTGCGTTTCGCGTGTTTCGCGATTGGATGGAGAAAAAATACGGGTCTGAGGGAGCGCGTTCCCGGATTTATGTGACGACGGACAGGAAACAAGGAGTGCTCAGGCGGCTGGCAGAAAGAGAGGGATACGAGAGTTTTGCTATCCCCGATGACGTGGGGGGACGGTACTCGATTTTTACGCCGGTCGGATTGTTGCCCATCGCAGTAGGCGGGAGCAATATTGACGAAATTCTGAGTGGAGCGGCTGATGGAAAAGTGAGGTTTGAGACGCCGAAGTTGGTCGACAATCCTTGCTACCAGTATGCCGCTGCTCGCCATTTGCTGCATCAAAAGGGAAAGCTGATCGAGGTGCTGGTCAGCTACGAGCCGCGCTTCCGTTTTTTCGCCGAGTGGTGGAAACAGCTCTTCGCCGAGTCAGAGGGCAAGAGAGGCAAAGGAATTTTTCCTGTAGCGGCAGAGTATTCTACCGATCTTCACTCGATCGGACAGTATCTGCAAGACGGGAAGCGCCATCTGTTCGAAACCGTCCTGACGGTCCGGAAATCTGAGGTTGACGTGACCATATCGGTTGATCCGCATAATCTGGATGGCCTGCAATACCTCGATGGAAAAGGGATGGATGAGATCCGTGCGCGGGTAGTGGAAGGGGCGCTGCTGGCTCATACCGATGGCGGCGTACCTAATCTGGTAGTGGAAATTCCGCGCCTGACAGCGTATCATTTTGGTGAGTTGGTCTATTTTTTTGAAAAGGCCTGTGCGATCAGCGGATACCTGCTGGGGGTCAATCCCTTTGATCAGCCTGGGGTGGATGCCTACAAGATGAATATGTTTGCTTTGCTGGGCCGCCCCGGTTTTGAAAAATTAAAAGCGGAATTGGAAGCGAGAATTCGTGGAAACCACAAAATCCTACCTGACTGTAAAAGAAACATCTGA